A genomic stretch from Arachis stenosperma cultivar V10309 chromosome 3, arast.V10309.gnm1.PFL2, whole genome shotgun sequence includes:
- the LOC130970550 gene encoding alkane hydroxylase MAH1-like, with amino-acid sequence MEFFDFILIFVAIASFLFIHTWRSNRKNPIINLRFFGMLPSVLCNLSNIHDHATTTLKQCGGTFLFKGPWFTNLNYLITSDPMNVHHITSKNFDNYIKGSEYYEIFEILGDGIFNTDSHKWKHSRNILHSLFRQNSFESLVVKTIHKKLHSCLVPLLNDVSESGTVVDLQDIFQRISFDNICSIVLGFDPKSLPNKLIEFPEVPFEKAFNMAEDAIFYRHIVPRFLWKLQKWLQIGRGKTYTECEKIVDQFLHQCISSTFQEQSKVKCTKDDDEPTFNMLKALVEESGMEQIDRKFLRDNALTLLVAGRDTISSSLSWFFWLVSTHPVVEAKILEEMRANFITKEEYWLITSRVENLNKLVYLHGAMCEALRLFPPVPFEHKSAVKSDILPSGHRVNANSMVIYSLYSMGRMEQTWGEDCLEFKPERWVSEKGSIIHIPSYKFIAFNAGPRSCLGKNITFIQMKIMAIALLCNFQFEVVEGHNNVCPCVSVVLHMKHGLKVKVTKRGIIN; translated from the coding sequence ATGGAATTCTTTGActttattcttatttttgtaGCCATTGCCTCATTCTTATTCATCCACACTTGGAGGTCTAATAGAAAAAATCCCATAATTAATTTGCGCTTCTTTGGTATGCTACCATCAGTTTTATGTAATCTTTCCAATATCCATGATCACGCAACAACCACTTTGAAGCAATGTGGAGGTACTTTTTTGTTCAAAGGTCCCTGGTTCACAAACCTCAACTATCTCATCACCAGTGATCCTATGAATGTGCACCACATTACTAGCAAGAACTTTGACAACTACATCAAAGGCTCTGAGTATTATGAGATCTTTGAAATACTCGGAGATGGCATCTTTAACACTGATTCTCACAAATGGAAGCATAGCAGGAACATACTTCATTCATTATTCAGACAAAACTCGTTTGAGAGTTTAGTTGTGAAAACCATTCATAAGAAGCTCCACAGTTGCCTAGTTCCACTTCTCAATGATGTATCAGAATCAGGAACTGTTGTGGATTTGCAAGACATCTTTCAGAGAATCAGTTTTGACAACATCTGCTCCATAGTGTTGGGCTTTGATCCTAAATCCCTTCCTAACAAGCTCATCGAGTTCCCGGAAGTTCCTTTCGAGAAAGCTTTCAACATGGCGGAGGATGCAATATTCTACAGACACATTGTCCCAAGGTTTTTATGGAAGCTTCAGAAATGGCTCCAAATTGGACGAGGGAAGACCTATACTGAATGTGAAAAGATAGTTGACCAATTCTTGCATCAGTGCATATCATCCACATTCCAAGAACAAAGCAAAGTCAAGTGCACCAAAGATGATGATGAACCAACATTTAACATGCTCAAAgctcttgtggaggaaagtggaATGGAACAAATAGATCGCAAGTTTCTAAGAGACAATGCATTGACTCTGTTAGTAGCTGGAAGGGATACAATTAGTTCAAGTCTCAGTTGGTTTTTCTGGCTAGTTTCAACCCACCCTGTTGTTGAAGCCAAGATCCTTGAAGAAATGAGAGCAAACTTTATAACCAAAGAAGAATATTGGCTCATCACTTCAAGGGTAGAAAATCTTAACAAGCTAGTTTACCTGCATGGAGCTATGTGTGAAGCATTGAGACTTTTTCCTCCAGTTCCTTTCGAGCACAAATCTGCAGTTAAATCTGATATACTCCCTAGTGGACATCGTGTTAATGCAAATAGTATGGTAATTTACTCTCTATATTCAATGGGAAGAATGGAACAAACATGGGGAGAAGATTGCTTGGAGTTCAAGCCAGAAAGGTGGGTTTCTGAAAAGGGAAGCATCATACACATACCATCTTACAAGTTCATAGCTTTCAATGCAGGACCAAGAAGTTGTTTGGGTAAAAATATAACCTTTATTCAGATGAAGATCATGGCCATTGCTTTGCTGTGCAATTTTCAGTTTGAGGTGGTGGAAGGGCATAATAATGTGTGTCCATGTGTTTCTGTTGTGCTTCACATGAAACATGGCTTGAAGGTCAAGGTTACTAAAAGAGGCATTATTAATTAG